From the Megalops cyprinoides isolate fMegCyp1 chromosome 21, fMegCyp1.pri, whole genome shotgun sequence genome, one window contains:
- the psmb10 gene encoding proteasome subunit beta type-10, whose amino-acid sequence MLHTARPNEAPSGGFCFENTRRNAMLESSLTEMGYSAPKARKTGTTIAGILFKDGVILGADTRATDDMVVADKNCMKIHYIAPSIYCCGAGVAADAEITTQMMSSNVELHSLTTGRPPMVITVVRQLKQMLFRYQGHIGSSLIVGGVDDTGAHLYSIYPHGSTDKLPFLTMGSGAAAAISVFEDRYRPDMELEEAKQLVRDAIAAGIFCDLGSGSNVDLCVITQAGVQYLRGYDQPAQKGCKQGSYRYKPGTTAVLTEKVTPLSLDIVDESVQLMDTQ is encoded by the exons ATGCTTCACACGGCTAGGCCAAACGAGGCTCCGAGCGGCGGCTTTTGCTTTGAGAACACCCGGAG AAATGCTATGCTGGAGAGCAGTTTGACAGAAATGGGGTACAGCGCCCCTAAAGCCAGGAAGACTGGGACCACCATCGCTGGGATCCTTTTTAAG GATGGGGTGATACTGGGAGCAGACACTCGAGCTACTGATGACATGGTGGTTGCAGACAAGAACTGCATGAAGATCCACTACATCGCGCCCAGCATATA CTGCTGCGGGGCCGGTGTGGCCGCCGACGCTGAGATCACCACCCAGATGATGTCATCCAACGTAGAGCTGCACTCACTCACCACGGGGCGCCCCCCGATGGTCATCACGGTGGTCCGGCAGCTGAAGCAGATGCTGTTTAG GTATCAGGGCCACATTGGGTCCTCTCTCATTGTTGGGGGTGTGGATGACACTGGCGCCCACCTCTACAGCATCTACCCCCATGGCTCCACGGACAAACTGCCCTTCCTCACCATGG GTTCTGGAGCTGCAGCCGCCATCTCTGTGTTCGAGGATCGCTACAGACCCGACATGGAG CTGGAGGAAGCAAAGCAACTGGTGCGTGATGCCATTGCTGCAGGGATCTTCTGTGACCTCGGCTCCGGCAGCAACGTGGACCTGTGTGTCATCACCCAAGCAGGGGTGCAGTACCTCAGAGGCTACGACCAGCCTGCTCAGAAGGGGTGCAA GCAGGGCTCGTACAGATACAAGCCAGGAACCACAGCTGTGTTAACAGAGAAGGTCACCCCTCTTTCCTTGGACATTGTGGACGAGTCCGTTCAACTGATGGACACCCagtga
- the LOC118796297 gene encoding histone H3-like centromeric protein A, whose protein sequence is MRGQGSTRRRKPSTPQRRPPPPSTPSSRGRAPAEAAPSPEKRRRRFRPGTRALMEIRKYQKTTDLLLRRGPFSRLVREVCVTFSKLDLRWQALALQALQEASEAFLVRLFADANLCAIHAKRVTLYPRDLQLARRIRGVESL, encoded by the exons ATGCGTGGCCAGGGGTCCACACGCCGGCGGAAACCCAGCACCCCTCAGCGCCGCCCCCCACCGCCGTCCACTCCATCGTCTAGAGGAAGGGCCCCCGCTGAAGCAG CCCCCTCCCCTGAGAAGAGGCGGCGGAGGTTTCGCCCCGGTACCCGGGCTCTCATGGAGATCCGAAAGTACCAGAAAACGACTGACTTGCTGCTGCGCAGAGGACCCTTCTCCAGACTG GTGCGAGAGGTGTGCGTAACATTCTCCAAGCTGGACCTGAGATGGCAGGCCTTGGCCCTTCAAGCATTACAGGAG GCTTCAGAGGCTTTCCTGGTGCGTCTGTTTGCTGACGCCAACCTGTGCGCCATCCACGCCAAGCGCGTGACGCTGTACCCACGCGACCTGCAGCTTGCGCGGCGAATCAGGGGAGTGGAGAGTCtgtga